In one Sphingomonas sp. AP4-R1 genomic region, the following are encoded:
- a CDS encoding prephenate dehydratase, producing MESYPAPARALVAELTQAAAQAPERAVAFQGAPGCNSHIAAMNVVPDGLPLPCFHFEDALDAVRDGRAAKALIPIENSLHGRVADIHFLLPESGLSIVGEHFMPIRYGLMGFGEGITEAMSHPQALGQCRRWLRERGIKPVPYPDTAGAAAAAAELGRPEVGAIAPPLAADLYSLKILAEGLEDSDDNTTRFVQLSREPLATSFEGVAMTTFIFEVKNIPAALYKALGGFATNGVNMTKLESYQRGASFAATEFYCDVEGRPEDATLGRALEELEFHTKWMRVLGTYPQERARTLT from the coding sequence ATGGAAAGCTATCCCGCACCCGCCCGCGCGCTCGTCGCGGAGCTCACCCAGGCCGCAGCGCAGGCGCCGGAGCGCGCGGTGGCGTTTCAGGGTGCGCCGGGCTGCAATTCGCACATCGCGGCGATGAACGTGGTGCCCGATGGCCTGCCCTTGCCCTGCTTCCATTTCGAGGATGCGCTGGATGCGGTGCGCGACGGGCGGGCGGCGAAGGCGCTGATTCCGATCGAGAATTCGCTGCACGGCCGCGTGGCGGACATCCATTTCCTGCTGCCCGAATCCGGCCTTTCGATCGTGGGCGAGCATTTCATGCCGATCCGCTACGGCCTGATGGGCTTCGGCGAGGGCATCACCGAGGCGATGAGCCATCCGCAGGCGCTCGGCCAGTGCCGTCGCTGGCTGCGCGAGCGCGGCATCAAGCCGGTGCCCTATCCCGATACGGCGGGCGCGGCGGCGGCGGCGGCCGAGCTGGGCCGGCCGGAGGTCGGCGCGATCGCTCCGCCGCTGGCGGCCGATCTTTATAGCCTGAAGATCCTGGCCGAGGGGCTGGAGGATTCGGACGACAATACGACGCGCTTCGTGCAACTCTCGCGCGAGCCGCTCGCCACCTCGTTCGAGGGCGTCGCGATGACGACCTTCATCTTCGAGGTGAAGAATATCCCCGCCGCGCTCTACAAGGCGCTGGGCGGCTTCGCGACCAACGGCGTCAACATGACCAAGCTGGAAAGCTACCAGCGCGGCGCGAGCTTCGCGGCGACCGAATTCTACTGCGACGTGGAAGGCCGGCCCGAGGATGCGACGCTCGGCCGCGCGCTGGAGGAACTGGAATTCCATACCAAGTGGATGCGCGTGCTGGGCACCTATCCGCAGGAACGTGCGAGGACGCTTACCTGA